One Halomonas sp. M4R1S46 genomic window carries:
- a CDS encoding DegT/DnrJ/EryC1/StrS family aminotransferase — MLDSPFPPWPDYSEAEVAAVSRVLRSNRVNYWTGDEGRAFEEEFARFAGTRYAVAVANGTTALDLALHGLGVGVGGEVIVTSRTFLASVSSIVNAGAIPVFADVDRDSQNITAETVAPRITPRTRAILAVHLAGWPCDMAPLTALAEQHGLAIIEDCAQAHGACYRGRSVGGLGDVAAWSFCQDKIMSTGGEGGMVTTNDRDLWQRMWAYKDHGKSWDAVYERDPPPGFRWLHESFGTNWRLTEMQAAIGRIQLGRMPEWVRQRRRNAETLWQAARTMPGLRVPTLPDDIVHAAYKAYVFVEPAALAEGWDRDRIQQAVVEGGVPCFSGTCSEVYRERAFDGTGWRPDAPLPVARELGETSLMFLVHPTLGAAEMALTVDTLWDVMQRATA; from the coding sequence ATGCTCGATTCCCCCTTCCCCCCCTGGCCGGATTACTCCGAGGCCGAGGTGGCCGCGGTGTCGCGCGTGCTGCGTTCGAATCGCGTCAACTACTGGACCGGCGATGAGGGGCGTGCCTTCGAAGAGGAATTCGCGCGCTTCGCCGGGACCCGCTACGCGGTCGCGGTCGCCAATGGCACCACTGCCCTCGACCTGGCGCTGCACGGACTGGGCGTGGGCGTGGGGGGCGAGGTCATCGTCACCTCACGGACCTTCCTGGCCTCGGTCTCGAGCATCGTCAATGCCGGGGCGATCCCGGTGTTTGCCGATGTGGACCGCGACAGTCAGAACATCACGGCAGAGACGGTGGCCCCCCGGATCACCCCGCGTACGCGGGCCATCCTGGCGGTCCACCTGGCCGGCTGGCCCTGCGACATGGCCCCCTTGACGGCCCTGGCGGAGCAGCATGGGCTGGCCATCATCGAGGACTGCGCGCAGGCCCACGGGGCATGCTATCGGGGCCGCAGTGTCGGTGGGCTCGGGGACGTGGCGGCCTGGTCGTTCTGCCAGGACAAGATCATGAGCACCGGTGGCGAGGGCGGCATGGTCACCACCAATGACCGTGACCTCTGGCAGCGCATGTGGGCCTACAAGGATCACGGCAAGAGCTGGGACGCTGTCTACGAGCGCGATCCCCCACCCGGTTTCCGCTGGTTGCACGAGTCCTTCGGCACCAACTGGCGGCTGACCGAGATGCAGGCGGCGATCGGCCGGATCCAGCTCGGACGGATGCCCGAGTGGGTCCGCCAGCGTCGGCGCAACGCCGAGACGCTGTGGCAGGCCGCCCGCACGATGCCCGGGTTGCGGGTGCCGACCCTGCCCGATGACATCGTGCATGCGGCCTACAAGGCCTATGTCTTCGTGGAGCCTGCCGCCCTGGCCGAGGGCTGGGATCGTGATCGCATCCAGCAGGCCGTGGTCGAGGGCGGCGTGCCGTGCTTCTCGGGCACCTGCTCGGAAGTCTATCGCGAGCGCGCCTTCGATGGCACGGGCTGGCGTCCCGACGCGCCTCTGCCGGTCGCCCGGGAACTCGGCGAGACCAGCCTGATGTTCCTGGTGCACCCGACCCTGGGGGCGGCCGAAATGGCACTGACGGTGGATACGCTCTGGGACGTCATGCAGCGGGCGACAGCATGA
- a CDS encoding bifunctional acetate--CoA ligase family protein/GNAT family N-acetyltransferase, translated as MSTRFLHHFFEPRTIAVIGASEKPHSMGGLVIRNLQEGGFPGTIWAVNPKGYERVHGAPCVSRISRLPETPDLAVLCSPVATVPRTIGQLGKLGVRAALVLSGGAHLDDERGGEGSIRGRMLAAARASGIRVLGPECMGLIVPGRRLNASYASQPVRKGRVAYLGQSGMLGNAMIDWAAGRGIGFSHLVTVGDSVDVLLPDLIDYINQFAPTQAILLHLERILDAQHFMTALRDASRHRLVLAIKSGRTAESDISGLPPTPGIANRDQLFDAAFARAGVVRVDDSDELFDALETLSRMKPLRGDRLAVVANGLGPAMLAIDKLISAGGRLAVFTEETRRALRRDDVDISKPGENPVDLGGNATPQRFVEALALVAADPGVDAVLVVHAPTRLAPSKDTAQAIIAARKRFHRNLLTSWMGLEEALSARHECNLAGIPTYISPEKAVKAFMHMVDYQRVQALLQETPPSLPFATTPEIRRRCRTLIDEVRTQQRECLLHSETARVLEAYGIPVARRHYVGTPEEAADAAATLEGAMALKVIHDGNCRPFRYRQHPHKISAGLLQDLTTPAQVAEGVTRLGDKVAEKFPEFRVREYCLQPMQRGKHSMQLCAGITRDPVFGPVIVFGIGGFKVNILADRQVALPPLNISLAADLVGRTHAARLIREHSSDPERDLDRLGKLLVTLSQMASDLIELRGLELNPLLLNRDGLVAVDFAMDLGGPARFAIMPYPEELREWVTLKNGWDVEVRPIRAEDAPLITRFHTRLSEESIRFRYFHNKADLTQRDLSMLSHINYDRQMAFIAEHLLEDGSKEMLGVVRVWNDADNIRTEFSIIIRDDLQGLGIGSVLMEKMIRYCRSVGTLEMIGKIMVDNRPMRSLMKHLGFTQRYNMEEQVVDAVLRLNEPQSDWQRHRLESLPD; from the coding sequence ATGAGCACCCGCTTCCTGCACCACTTCTTCGAGCCGCGCACCATCGCGGTGATCGGTGCCTCCGAGAAGCCACATTCCATGGGTGGACTGGTGATCCGTAACCTGCAGGAGGGCGGTTTCCCGGGGACGATCTGGGCGGTCAATCCCAAGGGCTACGAGCGCGTGCATGGCGCCCCCTGCGTATCCCGCATCTCCAGGTTGCCCGAGACGCCGGATCTGGCGGTGCTCTGCTCGCCGGTGGCGACGGTCCCGCGGACGATCGGCCAGCTCGGCAAGCTGGGGGTGCGTGCGGCCCTGGTGCTGTCCGGCGGCGCCCACCTCGACGACGAGCGTGGTGGCGAGGGCTCGATCCGCGGACGGATGCTGGCGGCGGCTCGGGCGTCGGGCATCCGGGTGCTGGGCCCGGAGTGCATGGGGCTGATCGTGCCGGGGCGCCGGCTCAATGCCTCCTACGCCAGCCAGCCCGTGAGGAAGGGCCGCGTGGCCTACCTGGGGCAGTCCGGCATGCTCGGCAACGCCATGATCGACTGGGCCGCCGGCCGCGGCATCGGTTTCTCGCACCTGGTGACGGTGGGCGACAGCGTCGATGTGCTGCTGCCCGACCTGATCGACTACATCAATCAGTTCGCGCCGACCCAGGCCATCCTGCTGCACCTCGAGCGGATCCTCGACGCCCAGCACTTCATGACCGCGCTGCGCGATGCCTCGCGCCATCGGCTGGTCCTGGCCATCAAGAGCGGGCGGACCGCCGAGTCGGACATCTCCGGCCTGCCGCCGACCCCGGGCATCGCCAACCGCGACCAGCTCTTCGATGCGGCCTTCGCCCGGGCCGGGGTGGTGCGGGTCGATGATTCCGATGAGCTGTTCGACGCCCTCGAGACGCTGTCGCGCATGAAGCCGCTGCGCGGCGATCGCCTGGCGGTGGTCGCCAACGGCCTGGGGCCGGCCATGCTGGCCATCGACAAGCTGATCAGTGCGGGGGGCCGGCTGGCCGTCTTCACCGAGGAGACCCGCCGGGCGCTGCGCCGGGACGATGTCGACATCAGCAAGCCCGGGGAGAACCCGGTGGATCTGGGGGGCAACGCCACGCCACAACGCTTCGTCGAGGCGCTGGCGCTGGTCGCCGCCGATCCCGGCGTGGATGCGGTGCTGGTGGTCCACGCGCCGACCCGCCTGGCGCCGTCGAAAGACACCGCCCAGGCAATCATCGCCGCACGCAAGCGCTTTCACCGTAACCTGCTGACCAGCTGGATGGGGCTCGAAGAGGCGTTGTCGGCGCGCCACGAGTGCAACCTCGCCGGCATCCCCACCTATATCTCGCCCGAGAAGGCGGTAAAGGCGTTCATGCACATGGTCGACTACCAGCGGGTCCAGGCCCTGCTGCAGGAGACGCCGCCGAGCCTGCCGTTCGCCACCACACCGGAAATCCGGCGCCGATGCCGGACCCTGATCGACGAGGTTCGCACCCAACAGCGGGAATGCCTGCTGCATTCCGAGACCGCCCGGGTACTCGAGGCCTACGGCATCCCGGTGGCCCGGCGGCACTATGTCGGCACGCCGGAGGAGGCCGCCGACGCGGCGGCGACCCTCGAGGGGGCCATGGCCCTGAAGGTGATCCATGACGGCAACTGCCGGCCGTTCCGCTACCGCCAGCATCCGCACAAGATCTCGGCCGGCCTGCTCCAGGACCTCACCACGCCGGCGCAGGTGGCCGAGGGCGTCACTCGGCTGGGCGACAAGGTCGCCGAGAAGTTTCCCGAATTTCGCGTGCGGGAGTACTGCCTGCAGCCCATGCAGCGGGGCAAGCACTCCATGCAGCTGTGTGCCGGCATCACCCGGGACCCGGTCTTCGGCCCGGTCATCGTGTTCGGGATCGGCGGCTTCAAGGTCAATATCCTGGCCGATCGCCAGGTCGCCTTGCCGCCGCTCAATATCAGCCTGGCGGCCGACCTGGTCGGCCGCACCCATGCCGCCCGGCTGATCCGAGAGCACTCCAGCGATCCCGAGCGGGACCTTGACCGCCTCGGCAAGCTGCTGGTCACCCTGTCGCAGATGGCCAGCGACCTGATCGAGCTGCGTGGCCTGGAGCTCAACCCGCTGTTGCTCAATCGCGATGGCCTGGTGGCGGTGGACTTCGCCATGGACCTGGGCGGGCCCGCCCGCTTCGCGATCATGCCCTATCCCGAGGAACTGCGGGAATGGGTGACCCTCAAGAACGGCTGGGACGTGGAGGTGCGTCCCATCCGCGCCGAGGATGCGCCCCTCATCACTCGCTTCCATACCCGGCTCTCCGAGGAGAGCATCCGCTTTCGCTACTTCCATAACAAGGCCGACCTGACCCAGCGGGACCTGTCGATGTTGTCGCACATCAACTATGACCGCCAGATGGCCTTCATCGCCGAACACCTGCTGGAGGACGGCAGCAAGGAGATGCTGGGGGTGGTGCGGGTCTGGAACGATGCGGACAACATCCGCACCGAGTTCTCGATCATCATTCGCGACGATCTGCAGGGGCTGGGCATCGGCAGCGTGCTGATGGAGAAGATGATCCGCTACTGCAGGAGCGTGGGCACCCTGGAGATGATCGGCAAGATCATGGTCGACAACCGGCCGATGCGCTCGCTGATGAAGCACCTGGGGTTCACGCAGCGCTACAACATGGAGGAGCAGGTGGTCGATGCCGTGCTGCGCCTGAACGAGCCGCAGAGCGACTGGCAGCGGCATCGACTGGAGAGTCTGCCGGACTGA
- a CDS encoding DUF2069 domain-containing protein codes for MRQWLEDLEARRGLDHLTAGSRKLVVVSYALLLMLMVYRGLAVDSGGSSVGPLVAFVLPLLLFLPSILARRARGHAWLAFVSLLYFTQGVMVATLPGQASRGALEALVSLALFTGCMGYARFRSRQLRQ; via the coding sequence ATGAGACAGTGGCTGGAAGATCTCGAGGCCCGCCGAGGCCTCGACCACCTCACCGCCGGGTCCCGCAAGCTGGTGGTGGTCAGCTATGCGCTACTGCTGATGCTGATGGTCTACCGCGGCCTGGCCGTCGACAGTGGCGGCAGCTCCGTCGGCCCCCTGGTGGCCTTCGTCCTGCCCCTGCTGCTGTTCCTGCCGTCGATCCTGGCGCGTCGCGCCCGGGGGCATGCCTGGCTGGCCTTCGTCAGCCTGCTCTACTTCACCCAGGGGGTGATGGTCGCCACCCTGCCCGGCCAGGCCTCCCGCGGAGCCCTCGAGGCGCTGGTGTCCCTGGCGCTGTTCACCGGCTGCATGGGCTATGCCCGCTTCCGCAGCCGCCAGCTGCGGCAGTGA
- the wrbA gene encoding NAD(P)H:quinone oxidoreductase, translating to MSVPLPYVLILYYSRHGATRAMAERLAAGVESCRGIEARLRTVPPVSPTCEAVDPEIPAEGAVYACLDDLRHCAALALGSPTRFGNMAAPLKHFVDSTSELWLGGTLVDKPATAFTSTSSLHGGQETTLISMLLPLLHHGMVYAGLPYSEIELMETRAGGTPYGASHVAGKRSDRPLDDQERQLAFAQGKRLARLALALAHRPGERS from the coding sequence ATGTCCGTCCCCTTGCCCTATGTCCTGATCCTCTATTACTCGCGTCATGGCGCCACCCGCGCCATGGCCGAGCGCCTGGCCGCCGGCGTCGAGTCCTGCCGCGGCATCGAGGCGCGGCTGCGTACCGTCCCGCCGGTCTCCCCCACCTGCGAGGCCGTCGACCCCGAGATCCCCGCCGAGGGCGCGGTCTACGCCTGCCTCGACGACCTGCGTCACTGTGCGGCGCTGGCCCTGGGCAGCCCGACGCGGTTCGGCAACATGGCCGCGCCGCTCAAGCACTTCGTCGACTCCACCAGCGAACTCTGGCTGGGCGGCACCCTGGTGGACAAGCCAGCCACCGCCTTCACCTCCACCTCCAGTCTCCACGGCGGCCAGGAGACCACCCTCATCTCCATGCTGCTGCCGCTGCTGCACCACGGCATGGTCTATGCCGGGCTGCCGTACAGCGAGATCGAGCTGATGGAGACCCGGGCCGGCGGCACCCCCTACGGGGCCAGCCACGTGGCCGGCAAGCGCAGCGATCGCCCGCTGGACGACCAGGAGCGTCAGCTCGCCTTCGCCCAGGGCAAGCGCCTCGCGCGGCTCGCCCTGGCCCTCGCCCATCGGCCCGGAGAGCGCTCATGA
- a CDS encoding histone deacetylase family protein yields MITAYISHPDCQRHHMGPEHPESPLRLEAIRARLMLGGILQQTMQSDAREATEAQLARVHPLRHLRALDKCLPDHGLVALDGDTLMNPDTLLAARLAAGAVVRGVDLVFRHQADNVFCAVRPPGHHAEASDAMGFCFYNNVAVGAAHARARYGVRRVAILDFDVHQCNGTIDIFKDDPEVLVCTSFQYPFYPWRYLRSESQNVINTPLAAGTDGPAFRRAVEDDWLPALHAFKPELVLVSAGFDAHREDPLAELCLEDEDYHWVTHLAMEIAALYADNRLVSVLEGGYDPDALGRGAEAHIKALLGLPFA; encoded by the coding sequence ATGATAACGGCCTACATTTCCCATCCCGACTGTCAGCGGCACCACATGGGGCCCGAACACCCGGAAAGCCCGCTGCGCCTCGAGGCCATCCGCGCGCGGCTGATGCTCGGCGGCATCCTCCAGCAGACCATGCAGTCGGACGCCCGGGAAGCCACCGAGGCGCAGCTCGCCCGAGTCCACCCCCTGCGTCACCTGCGGGCCCTGGACAAGTGCCTCCCCGACCATGGCCTCGTTGCCCTGGATGGCGACACCCTGATGAATCCCGATACCCTGCTGGCGGCCCGCCTGGCCGCCGGCGCGGTGGTGCGGGGCGTCGACCTGGTGTTCCGCCACCAGGCCGACAACGTCTTCTGTGCCGTGCGCCCGCCCGGCCATCACGCCGAGGCCAGCGACGCCATGGGCTTCTGCTTCTACAACAACGTGGCGGTGGGCGCCGCCCACGCCAGGGCCCGTTACGGCGTGCGCCGGGTGGCGATCCTCGACTTCGATGTCCACCAGTGCAACGGCACCATCGACATCTTCAAGGACGACCCGGAGGTGCTGGTCTGCACCAGCTTCCAGTACCCCTTCTATCCCTGGCGCTACCTGCGCAGCGAGTCGCAGAACGTGATCAACACGCCGCTGGCCGCCGGTACCGACGGACCGGCCTTCCGCCGCGCCGTCGAGGACGACTGGCTGCCGGCCCTGCATGCCTTCAAGCCTGAGCTCGTGCTGGTCTCGGCGGGCTTCGATGCGCATCGGGAGGATCCCCTGGCCGAGCTGTGCCTCGAGGACGAGGACTATCACTGGGTGACCCACCTGGCCATGGAGATCGCCGCCCTGTATGCCGACAATCGCCTGGTCTCGGTGCTCGAGGGGGGCTACGATCCGGACGCCCTGGGTCGCGGCGCGGAGGCCCACATCAAGGCGCTGCTCGGCCTGCCGTTCGCCTGA
- the pdxH gene encoding pyridoxamine 5'-phosphate oxidase, giving the protein MTRDIADIRRDYEGGRLEESRMPDQPNELFSEWLALAMEAEGDDGNAMTLATVDSQGLPHARVVLLKGIDERGLVFYSNYHSHKGSELANVPHAALVFWWPSLSRQVRVEGPVELVSEEDSNAYFASRPRASQLGAWIATQSVVIPDRTWLEEREQRFKQAYEGQAIPRPIHWGGYRVVPEMIEFWQGQPSRLHDRIRYERRDGHWQRFRLAP; this is encoded by the coding sequence ATGACACGCGATATCGCCGACATCCGGCGCGACTATGAAGGCGGGCGCCTGGAGGAATCCCGGATGCCCGACCAGCCCAATGAGCTGTTCAGCGAGTGGCTGGCCTTGGCCATGGAGGCCGAGGGCGACGATGGCAATGCCATGACGCTGGCCACCGTGGACAGCCAGGGACTGCCCCATGCCCGGGTGGTGCTGCTCAAGGGGATCGACGAGCGGGGCCTGGTCTTCTACTCCAACTACCACAGCCACAAGGGCAGCGAACTGGCCAACGTGCCCCATGCCGCCCTGGTCTTCTGGTGGCCATCGCTGTCCCGCCAGGTGCGCGTCGAGGGCCCGGTGGAGCTGGTCAGCGAAGAGGACTCCAACGCCTATTTCGCCAGCCGGCCGCGGGCCAGCCAGCTGGGCGCCTGGATCGCCACCCAGAGCGTGGTGATTCCCGACCGGACCTGGCTCGAGGAACGCGAACAGCGCTTCAAGCAGGCCTACGAGGGGCAGGCGATTCCCCGTCCCATCCACTGGGGCGGCTACCGCGTGGTGCCGGAGATGATCGAATTCTGGCAGGGGCAGCCCAGCCGCCTCCACGACCGTATCCGCTATGAGCGCCGCGACGGCCACTGGCAGCGTTTCCGCCTGGCCCCCTGA
- a CDS encoding helix-turn-helix domain-containing protein, whose translation MTASNDQDAALRIASGRKPFVEPQRLGERLREIRLANQWTLGDVSERTGLARSTLSKIENDQISPTFSAVQKLISGLDIDLPQLLSQPKAKTRTMGRRDLTRRGEGQLHPTPTYEHELLSCELAQKRMIPFKTIVRARRFEDFCEWVRHDGEEFLMVLEGEIQLFSEFYEPLRLVKGDSIYFDSDMGHALVSVSEEDAVVLSVCTPRDGQ comes from the coding sequence ATGACCGCCAGCAACGATCAGGACGCCGCCCTGCGCATCGCCTCAGGGCGCAAACCCTTCGTCGAGCCCCAGCGCCTCGGTGAACGCCTCCGCGAGATCCGCCTGGCCAACCAGTGGACCCTGGGTGACGTCAGCGAACGCACCGGCCTGGCGCGCTCCACACTGTCCAAGATCGAGAACGACCAGATCTCGCCGACCTTCAGTGCCGTGCAGAAGCTGATCAGCGGTCTCGATATCGACCTCCCGCAGTTGCTCTCCCAGCCCAAGGCCAAGACGCGCACCATGGGGCGTCGCGACCTGACCCGCCGCGGCGAGGGCCAACTGCACCCCACGCCCACCTACGAGCACGAGCTGTTGAGCTGCGAGCTGGCCCAGAAGCGCATGATCCCCTTCAAGACGATCGTACGGGCCCGACGCTTCGAGGACTTCTGCGAGTGGGTGCGTCACGACGGCGAGGAGTTCCTGATGGTGCTCGAGGGCGAGATCCAGCTGTTCTCCGAGTTCTACGAGCCGCTGCGCCTGGTCAAGGGCGACAGCATCTACTTCGACAGCGACATGGGGCACGCCCTGGTGTCGGTGAGCGAGGAGGACGCCGTGGTGCTGTCGGTCTGCACCCCCCGGGATGGCCAGTAG